A window from Drosophila kikkawai strain 14028-0561.14 chromosome 2L, DkikHiC1v2, whole genome shotgun sequence encodes these proteins:
- the LOC108075932 gene encoding uncharacterized protein, with product MKFKYQKKHQPFDPIKQALLHLARAIGKAFLYLGTPPLCPLHQSCPLIQLHCQYLAACPICSLCSFPEIKI from the exons ATGAAATTCAAGTATCAAAAGAAACATCAGCCATTCGACCCAATTAAACAAGCTCTTTTGCACCTAGCACGTG CTATCGGCAAGGCCTTCCTATATCTGGGAACTCCGCCCCTCTGTCCGCTTCACCAGAGCTGTCCTCTCATCCAGCTCCACTGCCAGTACCTGGCCGCCTGTCCCATCTGCAGCCTGTGCTCGTTTCCTGAAATCAAGATCTAG
- the LOC108075929 gene encoding uncharacterized protein — protein sequence MNINYSTRLHTMSIINSEDTNTLVEWNLSDNVTSTPQDSDNLPSDCSSQQRSHLEYVLLDYKQFLAARIIQSNVRGWLCRLDLRKRNLAATTISRWWRGFWVRNMKFTVIEAELQERIMEYFDDMAIKIQSIFRGWHARMNYQDFQGMQSLRMQYAEEMLSELATSLHKMRKDRLLPGIYCLRGSDFLKKIEGLSLTFGYRFHNGRMRAAIAQRRAMVARQRHDFQKSMFFTPAPFPAPASQLANQPDFCAYKRIGTQQQRLFLLYDKCNRDSHVKKIHLNLSARLRSNMEANREVIRRRFCKEFIKRTIRGHPNQSTYQPSSALIQQFIDDLLNDAGEYNCYCSSKVHNDLETGM from the exons ATGAATATCAATTACAGCACACGGCTACACACCATGTCCATTATTAACTCCGAAGACACCAACACATTGGTGGAATGGAATCTCAGCGACAATGTGACGTCCACCCCCCAAGACTCGGACAATCTGCCCTCCGACTGCAGCTCCCAGCAGAGAAGCCACTTGGAGTATGTCCTGCTCGACTACAAGCAGTTCTTGGCCGCTAGGATCATACAGAGCAACGTGCGTGGCTGGCTTTGCCGACTCGATTTACGCAAGCGGAACCTGGCCGCAACCACTATTTCCAGATGGTGGCGCGGCTTCTGGGTACGAAACATGAAGTTCACCGTGATCGAGGCCGAGCTGCAGGAGCGTATTATGGAGTACTTTGACGACATGGCCATCAAGATACAATCTATCTTCCGGGGCTGGCATGCCCGGATGAATTACCAGGACTTCCAGGGCATGCAATCACTTCGAATGCAGTACGCTGAGGAAATGCTCAGCGAGCTGGCCACGAGTCTCCACAAAATGCGGAAAGATCGTTTGCTGCCAGGAATCTATTGCCTGCGGGGATCTGA CTTCCTAAAAAAGATCGAGGGCCTGTCCCTTACCTTCGGCTATCGTTTCCACAACGGACGCATGCGGGCGGCCATCGCCCAGAGGCGAGCCATGGTTGCGAGACAGCGCCATGACTTTCAGAAATCCATGTTCTTCACACCGGCTCCCTTCCCGGCACCCGCCTCGCAGTTGGCAAATCAACCAGACTTCTGTGCATATAAGAGGATTGGCACACAACAGCAGCGGCTCTTCCTGCTGTACGACAAGTGCAATCGGGACAGCCATGTGAAGAAGATTCACTTGAATCTCTCGGCGC GTCTCCGATCTAACATGGAGGCGAATCGCGAAGTCATTAGGCGCCGTTTCTGTAAGGAGTTCATAAAGCGGACGATCCGGGGTCACCCCAACCAGTCGACTTATCAGCCCAGCTCCGCATTGATCCAGCAGTTCATCGACGATCTCCTGAACGACGCCGGGGAGTACAATTGCTACTGCAGCTCGAAGGTCCACAATGATTTGGAAACCGGGATGTAG